The following nucleotide sequence is from Aneurinibacillus soli.
ATATCCTCGTTCATCAAACGGTTGCAATGTATCCAACCATTTCTCTTCTAATTTTTTTAATGCATCTTTCAGATCAAAATATCCGTTTTCTTTCTTTTTTAGCACTTCCACAATTTCAAAAACAAAAGCATCTTCGCCGTATTCGTTCCATTCTTTTTGCAGCATTTGATTTTTATGAACGC
It contains:
- a CDS encoding GIY-YIG nuclease family protein — protein: MDRKKELKQQYKEIKVEAGVYQIKNMVNGKIFIGSSPNLKNLNGRRFELKMGVHKNQMLQKEWNEYGEDAFVFEIVEVLKKKENGYFDLKDALKKLEEKWLDTLQPFDERGYNKPSPACK